The Colletotrichum higginsianum IMI 349063 chromosome 2, whole genome shotgun sequence genome has a segment encoding these proteins:
- a CDS encoding FUN14 family protein, translated as MNGLLSARFSGRRLAWPVGTGICVAYSLHCRQTPNHLNFHLSPPASQASHAQRRSFGGLSPDAMRQLSSGTLSGFGAGLLVGFLSHTLVLFAGLIMFTSYLAHRYGLDLPRLLGLKERLGKAVLAKPFNNAVFRLSFAATFTLAAFVHF; from the exons ATGAATGGCCTTCTCTCTGCCAGATTCAGCGGTCGGCGCCTGGCATGGCCCGTCGGAACTGGCATCTGCGTCGCCTACTCGCTGCATTGCCGACAAACGCCCAACCACCTCAACTTTCATCTGTCGCCACCCGCATCACAAGCTTCTCACGCCCAGAGGCGCTCCTTTGGGGGCTTGAGTCCCGATGCCATGAGGCAGCTCTCAAGTGGCACTTTATCTG GGTTCGGTGCCGGACTTCTGGTGGGCTTTTTGTCCCACACGTTGGTTCTGTTCGCCGGTTTGATCATGTTTACCTCTTAT CTTGCACACCGATATGGCTTGGACTTGCCGCGTCTTCTGGGCCTCAAGGAGCGACTGGGCAAGGCTGTTTTGGCAAAGCCATTCAATAACGCTGTATTTCGGCTATCGTTTGCTGCTACCTTTACTCTTGCCGCTTTCGTCCACTTCTAG
- a CDS encoding histone H3-like centromeric protein cse-4 has translation MPPRKRQSDASRRKSRQSDVQPGDPIPNRGKRRYRPGTVALREIRKYQSGTQLLLRQLPFSRLVREIAESVRPRGEAMRWQSQAIQALQEAAEAFLVHLFEDTNLCAIHAKRVTIMQKDIQLARRIRGVWGGLG, from the exons ATGCCTCCTAGGAAGAGACAGTCGGACGCTTCACGTCGAAAATCGCGCCAGAGTGATGTACAAC CTGGTGACCCGATTCCCAACCGAGGCAAGCGACGCTACAGACCCGGCACAGTTGCTCTCAGGGAAATCCGAAAATACCAGAGCGGCACCCAGCTTTTGCTGCGTCAGCTTCCCTTCTCTCGACTT GTCCGCGAAATTGCCGAGTCGGTGAGACCCCGGGGAGAGGCGATGCGGTGGCAATCACAAGCAATACAGGCACTTCAAGAAGCCGCCGAGGCTTTCTTGGTTCACCTATTTGAAGATACAAACCTCTGCGCTATCCACGCCAAGAGAGTGACCATTATGCAAAAGGATATTCAGCTTGCCAGGCGCATTCGGGGCGTCTGGGGTGGATTGGGTTGA
- a CDS encoding Der1-like family protein, producing the protein MDQMMGDGGRFPLETWFWEMPICTRWWTTATVLTSALVQCQMVTPFQLFYSFRAVFAKSQYWRLLTTFLYFGPFSLDLLFHVYFLQRYARLLEESSGRSPAHFSWLLIYSMTSLLLLSPLVSMPFLGHPLSSTLVYIWSRRNPDTRLSFLGLLVFTAPYLPWVLMAFSLVLHGSIPKDEIMGVVIGHIWYFFSDVYPPLHNGSRPFDPPNWWRRLFERRPTEETLDGINNDIVVAGGPELAPDVR; encoded by the exons ATGGATCAGATGATGGGTGACGGGGGCAGGTTCCCGCTCGAGACGTGGTTCTGGGAAATGCCTATATGCACCCGATGGTGGACGACGGCTACCGTCCTTACCAGTGCACTCGTCCAGTGCCAAATGGTTACCCCTTTCCAGCTCTTTTACAGCTTTCGTGCTGTCTTTGCAAAATCACAG TACTGGCGTCTTTTGACCACCTTTCTCTACTTCGGTCCCTTTTCGCTCGATCTCCTGTTCCACGTCTACTTTCTTCAACGCTacgcccgtctcctcgaaGAATCCTCCGGTCGTTCACCAGCCCACTTCTCGTGGTTGCTTATTTACTCTATGACGAGCCTTCTACTTCTCTCGCCACTGGTCTCGATGCCATTCCTCGGTCATCCTCTGTCATCCACCCTCGTCTACATCTGGTCGCGACGCAACCCCGATACGAGACTCAGCTTTCTCGGCTTGCTGGTCTTCACTGCCCCTTACCTTCCTTGGGTTCTTATGGCTTTCAGTCTCGTTCTGCACGGTTCTATTCCCAAGGATGAGATTATGGGTGTTGTCATTGGGCACATTTGGTATTTCTTCTCCGACGTGTACCCGCCCTTGCACAATGGCTCGCGTCCATTCGATCCCCCAAATTGGTGGCGAAGACTCTTCGAGCGGCGGCCCACGGAAGAAACATTGGATGGCATCAACAACGATATTGTCGTCGCTGGTGGACCAGAGCTCGCCCCCGACGTTCGATGA
- a CDS encoding ARD/ARD' family protein, translated as MKAYWYDNLDGDQRLAHDSGKEVTIGELKKLGVFYHRIPDLDGVNQLASERGYRNRDEIVVSPEKMGDIYEEKVKSFFHEHLHEDEEIRFVRDGHGYFDVRDVDDAWIRIRVEKVDDRISNTRSRQTNHRQDDLIILPAGIYHRFTTDESNYIKAMRLFKDEPKWTPLNRTTDLDVNPHRKEYVQQYLQSEISA; from the exons ATGAAAGCGTACTGGTACGACAACCTCGAT GGTGACCAGCGCCTGGCGCACGACTCGGGCAAGGAAGTCACTATCGGCGAGCTGAAGAAGCTTGGTGTCTTCTATCACCGAATtcccgacctcgacggcgtcaacCAACTCGCGTCCGAACGTGGTTATAGAAATAGAGACGAGATTGTCGTCTCGCCGGAGAAGATGGGTGACATCTACGAGGAGAAAGTCAAATCGTTCTTCCACGAGCATTTGCACGAAGATGAGGAAATTCGCTTTGTTCGCGATGGCCATGGCTATTTCGACGTGAGGGACGTTGATGACGCGTGGATTCGAATTCGCGTGGAAAAGGTGGATGATCGCATATCAAATACACGCAGCAGGCAGACTAACCATAGACAGGACGATTTGATCATCCTGCCCGCCGGCATTTACCACCGATTCACCACGGACGAGTCTAAC TACATCAAAGCGATGAGGCTCTTCAAGGACGAGCCTAAGTGGACCCCTCTAAACAGGACCACCGATCTAGACGTGAACCCGCACAGAAAGGAATACGTTCAGCAGTACCTTCAGAGTGAGATTTCTGCATGA